A region of Thioalbus denitrificans DNA encodes the following proteins:
- a CDS encoding four-carbon acid sugar kinase family protein, translating to MAATKIIVLDDDPTGSQTVHGCLLLTRWDEATLREAILDESPLFFVLTNTRGMDAARAAAVTREVCGNLSRALGALAARGHPVNPILVSRSDSTLRGHYPVETDVIAAELGPFDAHFLVPAFFEAGRITRGSVHYLVVDGREVPVHETEFARDSVFGYRHSFLPDYVEEKTGGRIPASRVERFLLADVRGDIRARLLALEGNACCVVDAEKQADLDHFCRQLQAAAGEGRRFLFRSAASLLTSLAALPPQPVAPDAMAAYVRGGRPGAVVVGSHVRKTTEQLEALLREPGTVPLEVDVDRLERERATMLEEILERAAAAHAAGGTAVIYTSRTERTFADTAVRLAFGERVSDFLMDIIRGLPESLGFLISKGGITSNDTLARGLALRSSRVVGQILPGCSVVRCPADHPRYPDLPVVIFPGNVGDAGALAEAYRRLAPAAVARQGAREARN from the coding sequence ATGGCCGCGACCAAGATCATAGTGCTGGACGACGATCCCACCGGGTCGCAGACGGTTCATGGCTGCCTGCTGCTCACCCGCTGGGACGAGGCGACCCTGCGCGAGGCGATTCTGGACGAATCACCACTGTTCTTCGTCCTCACCAACACCCGCGGCATGGACGCCGCACGGGCCGCGGCGGTCACCCGGGAAGTGTGCGGCAACCTGAGCCGGGCGCTGGGCGCTCTCGCCGCCCGGGGACACCCCGTCAACCCGATCCTGGTCAGCCGCTCCGACTCGACCCTGCGCGGCCACTACCCGGTGGAGACCGATGTGATCGCCGCGGAGCTGGGGCCCTTCGACGCCCACTTCCTGGTGCCCGCCTTCTTCGAGGCCGGGCGCATCACCCGCGGCAGCGTCCACTACCTGGTGGTGGACGGGCGGGAGGTGCCGGTGCACGAGACGGAGTTCGCCCGGGACTCGGTGTTCGGCTATCGCCACAGCTTCCTCCCCGACTATGTGGAGGAGAAGACCGGCGGCCGGATCCCCGCCAGCCGGGTGGAGCGGTTCCTGCTCGCGGACGTGCGCGGCGACATCCGGGCGCGGCTGCTGGCCCTGGAGGGCAACGCCTGCTGCGTGGTGGACGCCGAAAAGCAGGCGGATCTGGACCACTTCTGCCGCCAGCTCCAGGCCGCCGCCGGGGAGGGCCGCCGCTTCCTGTTCCGCAGCGCCGCCAGCCTGCTCACATCCCTGGCCGCCCTGCCGCCCCAGCCGGTGGCGCCGGACGCCATGGCCGCCTACGTCCGCGGCGGACGTCCCGGCGCCGTGGTGGTGGGCTCCCACGTGCGCAAGACCACCGAGCAGCTGGAGGCACTGCTGCGGGAGCCGGGCACGGTGCCGCTGGAAGTGGATGTGGATCGCCTGGAGAGGGAACGGGCGACCATGCTGGAGGAGATCCTGGAACGGGCCGCCGCGGCCCACGCCGCGGGCGGTACGGCGGTGATATACACCAGCCGCACCGAGCGCACCTTCGCCGATACCGCGGTGCGGCTCGCCTTCGGCGAACGGGTCTCCGATTTTCTGATGGACATAATCCGCGGCCTGCCGGAGAGCCTGGGCTTTCTCATCAGCAAGGGCGGCATCACCTCCAACGACACCCTGGCCCGGGGCCTCGCCCTGCGCAGCAGCCGGGTGGTGGGCCAGATCCTGCCCGGTTGCTCGGTGGTGCGCTGCCCGGCGGACCATCCCCGCTACCCCGACCTGCCGGTGGTCATATTCCCCGGCAACGTGGGCGATGCCGGGGCGCTGGCGGAGGCCTACCGCCGCCTGGCTCCCGCGGCGGTGGCGAGGCAAGGGGCACGGGAGGCCCGGAACTGA